A single Oncorhynchus mykiss isolate Arlee chromosome 22, USDA_OmykA_1.1, whole genome shotgun sequence DNA region contains:
- the LOC118943583 gene encoding centromere protein J-like: MSSPAGLQAQQSQTKFLDRWTTSSSCAGVILNPSPDLAESLRHSSVWRSRDVNDSFASQFVPLPVSSSSSCLSINSLVHDAESGTELRKQNQLPVDRTLSDRQFAGLQTVASQGLTLPGEMDSMEKFVDQSQDLPLMLKLERLRQWQQHMQEQLKAHQLEELVSLQEEQQRLLGMVHVAQQDGADYIEISKLTGADWGENTLLGGYPLSHRPPAAKSFPIGPPQGPASSQLWRRGPTFQQPPRGQEQEKDQILGTESWSNPHKCNQLNGDADDRGGDEDEEVTLSSHSAPSMTEDYKAYRGDDCELDSQDRPIKPGIGGQMQTFEALLEEQLRLEEQRLKTTQQQQSPEAAEGASPRANTKRAFLRRGEGLSRFTNRSKAPMPNRGGPQKDPQAKVSTRWTSEPTQKVSQRPPRTAQDCCAQQGEQTKRPVLTSSGQCQTRRQDRQAGRSEAQSPGQSSETEH; this comes from the exons ATGTCATCTCCAGCTGGGTTGCAGGCTCAGCAGTCCCAAACAAAGTTCCTTGACCGATGGACGACGAGCAGCTCCTGTGCCGGGGTTATCCTGAACCCCTCCCCGGACCTGGCTGAGTCTCTTCGACACAGCTCTGTCTGGAGATCCCGGGATGTGAATGACTCCTTCGCCTCTCAGTTTGTTCCCCTCCCGGTCTCCAGTAGCAGCAGTTGCCTCAGTATCAATTCCCTCGTCCATGATGCTGAGTCCGGGACAGAATTGAGAAAACAGAATCAGCTACCAGTGGATAGGACTTTGTCTGACAGACAATTTGCTGGACTGCAGACAGTGGCGTCTCAAGGGTTGACATtacctggagagatggacagTATGGAGAAGTTTGTAGATCAGTCTCAGGACCTACCCCTAATGCTCAAACTCGAACGG CTGAGGCAGTGGCAGCAGCACATGCAGGAGCAGCTGAAAGCCCACCAGCTAGAGGAACTTGTCAGTCTCCAGGAGGAGCAACAAAGGTTACTGGGCATGGTGCATGTGGCTCAGCAGGATGGAGCAG ATTACATAGAGATCTCCAAGTTGACGGGAGCAGACTGGGGAGAGAACACTCTATTGGGGGGCTACCCACTCTCTCACAGACCCCCAGCAGCCAAGAGTTTCCCTATAGGCCCCCCACAAGGGCCTGCGTCATCCCAGCTCTGGAGACGGGGGCCTACATTCCAGCAGCCTCCAAGGGGCCAGGAGCAGGAAAAGGACCAAATACTGG GGACAGAATCATGGAGCAATCCACACAAATGTAATCAGCTGAATGGGGATGCTGATGATAGGGGTGGTGATGAGGATGAGGAAGTCACATTATCTTCCCATTCTGCTCCCTCCATGACTGAAGACTACAAAGCATACAGAGGAGATGACTGTGAACTAGATTCACAGGACAG ACCCATTAAACCAGGGATAGGGGGGCAGATGCAGACCTTTGAGGCGCTCCTGGAGGAACAGCTGAGACTGGAGGAACAGAGACTGAAGACCACCCAGCAGCAGCAG AGCCCAGAGGCAGCTGAGGGAGCCAGTCCGAGAGCTAATACCAAGAGAGCCTTCCTGAGGCGAGGGGAGGGCCTCTCCAGATTCACCAACCGAAGCAAAGCCCCTATGCCAAACAGAGGGGGACCCCAAAAAGATCCCCAGGCCAAGGTCAGCACCCGTTGGACCTCAGAGCCCACCCAGAAGGTCAGTCAGCGCCCCCCCCGTACAGCGCAAGACTGCTGTGCTCAACAAGGAGAACAGACCAAGAGACCCGTACTCACCTCTTCTGGACAGTGTCAGACCAGAAGGCAAGACAGACAAGCTGGCCGCAGTGAGGCCCAGAGTCCTGGGCAGTCATCAGAGACAGAACATTGA
- the LOC110501658 gene encoding centromere protein J has protein sequence MTNCLRPMEVISNKVGGTSQPVSRTPAAVTKQFGLEERTGALQRNGSGPSRPDGAAEGKSGVPEYSFELSFQEKLQHWDCDRQKESVELGEFELLEQAAEELSFSSNSSFVMKVLQLDQQHPLQGSRGSRPRRLSSTPIKSPSLPKGVHSWGTSRSGQGTGTSSSESPGVSAVRVMRENSKATDEEEEDEVSDGKHEEISDILFRSSSEFGDREEVAQPSYQTTVSSNLWENPLPASNPPYDKRSYQDREGGSSQAEEGGQSDLDDSTLLEDRENGDHEGLLVFDDDDTWNDLEEAGSIVEDDSRTRGAATGNRHTSTATVNDISPSERTLKRKVAVAKGTELERMSVITAANQEPDPPPASQLMARLFPSLKPKTQAPSPPEPRKTEDGSGQQQSRQLRERLVELELEIERFRTENAALARLRQENEKNQEKLRKECADFEQRKAEELAKFEEFKREETKKLQKERKVFERHASAARAIPDKRERDEIQAMKKQLSFLQEELKRRESRWSTTHNRLRQQIDSLSSDNSNLKDEVRTMEKLRLSTWRKIGTDSERENDRREKERGREGSRPLDSYIALEARCLKLASPPDTVRSSQPQSSISSKGSPSGHSPTTQGGIRGILKRSGPTPAPSPAHSYSSEDRPESLTRSHHPAQSHDHSNNLSPRARGLQTETEVKEQQEPGQDVLTHSDGKMERVLPCGGRLIIFPNGTRKEVSADGLTVKVTFFNGDIKQVMADQRVIYYYADAQTTHTTYPDGIEVLQFPNNQTEKHFPDGRKEITFPDQTVKNLYPDGREESVLTDGTIIQVNLDGSKEIQFNTGQKEIHTADYKRREYPDGTLKTVYTDGRQETRYPTGRLRVKDKDGNIVMDNRP, from the exons ATGACTAACTGTCTAAGGCCAATGGAGGTGATTAGTAACAAGGTGGGCGGGACTTCTCAACCTGTGAGTAGAACTCCTGCAGCTGTAACTAAACAGTTTGGGcttgaggagaggactggagcaCTGCAAAGGAATGGAAGTGGTCCATCGAGACCGGATGGAGCAGCAGAGGGAAAATCAGGTGTTCCGGAGTATTCCTTTGAGCTGTCATTCCAGGAGAAGCTGCAGCACTGGGACTGTGACCGTCAGAAGGAGAGTGTGGAGCTGGGGGAGTTTGAGCTGCTGGAGCAGGCAGCCGAGgaactctccttctcctccaactCATCCTTTGTCATGAAG GTGCTGCAGCTGGACCAGCAACATCCCCTTCAGGGCAGCAGGGGGAGCCGTCCGCGACGCCTCTCCTCCACGCCCATCAAATCCCCCTCGCTGCCTAAAGGGGTTCACAGCTGGGGCACCAGTAGAAGTGGCCAAGGTACAGGGACCAGCTCATCTGAATCACCAGGAGTATCTGCTGTGAGGGTAATGAGGGAAAACAGCAAAGCCACTGATGAGGAGGAAGAAGATGAAGTGAGCGACGGCAAACATGAGGAAATCTCTGACATCTTGTTCCGCAGCAGCTCTGAATTCGGGGATCGGGAGGAAGTAGCTCAACCGTCATACCAGACTACAGTTTCCAGCAACCTCTGGGAAAACCCGCTCCCCGCATCCAACCCTCCATACGACAAGAGGTCatatcaggacagagagggaggctcAAGCCAGGCAGAGGAGGGCGGGCAGAGTGACCTTGACGACTCCACCCTTTTGGAGGACAGAGAAAATGGGGACCACGAGGGTCTGTTGGTGTTTGATGATGATGACACCTGGAACGACCTGGAGGAGGCTGGCAGCATCGTTGAGGACGACAGCAGAACAAGAGGCGCTGCAACAGGAAACCGACACACTTCCACAGCAACAGTGAATGACATTTCACCCTCAGAGAGGACACTGAAGAGAAAGGTGGCTGTGGCCAAAGGGACGGAGCTGGAGAGGATGTCTGTTATCACAGCAGCCAACCAGGAGCCAGATCCTCCTCCCGCTTCCCAGCTCATGGCCAGGCTGTTCCCCTCGCTAAAGCCCAAAACCCAGGCCCCTTCTCCACCAGAACCTAGAAAGACTGAGGACGGATCAG gCCAGCAGCAGTCCAGGCAGCTGAGGGAGAGGCTGGTGGAGCTGGAGCTGGAGATTGAACGTTTCAGGACAGAGAATGCTGCCTTGGCCAGACTCAGACAGGAGAACGAAAAGAACCAGGAGAAACTCCG GAAGGAGTGTGCTGATTTTGAGCAGCGCAAGGCTGAGGAGCTGGCCAAGTTTGAGGAGTTCAAGAGGGAGGAGACCAAGAAGCTGCAGAAGGAACGCAAGGTGTTTGAGAGGCATGCCTCTGCCGCCAGAGCCATACCAGACAAGAGGGAGCGTGACGAGATCCAG GCCATGAAGAAGCAGCTGAGTTTCCTGCAGGAGGAGTTGAAGCGGAGAGAGAGCCGCTGGTCCACCACACATAATCGTCTCCGGCAGCAGATAGACTCCCTGAGCTCAGACAACAGCAACCTGAAAGACGAGGTCCGCACCATGGAGAAACTACGCCTCAGCACCTGGAGGAAGATTGGGACAGACAGCGAAAGAGAGAAcgacaggagggagaaggagagggggagggagggatccaGGCCGTTGGACAGTTACATTGCTCTTGAAGCCAGGTGCCTCAAATTGGCA AGTCCTCCTGACACGGTGAGGAGCAGCCAACCACAGAGCAGCATCTCCTCTAAAGGCAGCCCATCAGGACACAGCCCCACCACTCAAG GAGGTATCAGGGGCATCCTGAAGAGGTCAGGCCCTACACCAGCACCCAGCCCCGCACACAGTTACAGCTCAGAGGATAGACCAGAATCTTTGACCAGGAGCCATCACCCAGCACAGAGCCACGACCACTCAAACAACCTGTCCCCT AGAGCTCGAGGTCTGCAGACTGAGACAGAGGTCAAAGAGCAACAAGAGCCAGGTCAAGATGTCCTCACCCACTCTGATGGAAAG ATGGAGAGGGTTCTGCCCTGTGGAGGGAGACTCATCATCTTTCCCAATGGGACCAGGAAGGAGGTGTCAGCGGACGGACTGACAGTCAAAGTCACCTTCTTCAACGGGGACATCAAGCAGGTCATGGCTGACCAGAGAGTG ATCTACTACTATGCGGATGCCCAGACCACTCACACCACCTATCCTGATGGCATCGAGGTTCTGCAGTTCCCCAACAACCAGACTG AGAAGCATTTCCCTGATGGCCGGAAGGAGATCACATTCCCTGACCAGACAGTCAAGAACCTCTATCcagatgggagggaggagagtgtcCTCACTGACGGGACCATCATACAAGTTAACTT GGATGGCAGTAAGGAGATCCAGTTCAACACAGGCCAGAAGGAGATCCACACAGCAGACTATAAGAGGAGGGAGTACCCAGATGGCACGTTGAAGACAGTCTATACCGATGGCAGACAGGAGACCCGCTACCCCACCGGACGCCTCAGAGTTAAAGACAAGGATGGTAACATTGTCATGGACAACAGGCCCTAG